The Cydia pomonella isolate Wapato2018A chromosome 13, ilCydPomo1, whole genome shotgun sequence genome segment CCTATGGTACCGCCGAAAACCACTACTTGCACCTTGGTTGGATATTAACTAGTACAAAATACCTCcaatgaaatttgaacctaaattaaatggaacagagttgcttgttcaatttgttttgttttatttcaaaacaatacaaattgaACTGTATTTTATAATACCGTTGATTCAATATTGACTGTCATTTTTTCTTATATGGTAGGCCGCTAGGGGTTTAAAACCAACCAAGCAACGATAAGGAATCTTAATCTTTTGATCTCCGACCGCCAGTTGCATCcttatttactatttaaataaaactgtaattATGTCCTTTATAAGATACAGTGAAGAGTATTTAATTGCTAACTTAATTAGAAGGCCTTATAAACACAATTCCTTTTTAGtagcaaataattattgatgCGTTGAAGTTATTTGCGATATTTGGACTAAATGCCATCACGACCTAAATATGGAAGAAGACTGCGACTTTGGTATTTCTATTATGTAGCTTTATAGTGTGAGTCAGCTATGAGATATCTCCGAAGTGTCAGTGATGACATATTATAGACGCTTAGGTATTGTAACATTTGCAGTTTAAATGTTTTGCCTTAGTGGGAATTTTCCGAGCTTTAACGAGATTTTTTACGCAATTAATCCTGGTGGTAAACATCGTTTAATAGATAACCTCTATAATACAACAATAATAAGGAGGAATAAATATTAGCCTCATATTTCTTTGTTCTTTGCCCGATTTGGTAACTACCTTCaatttatctaaaaaaaaaatagttttagcaACAAAAATGAACTGCGTATTAGATCCCAGTTTTTTAACTCTATACATTTTACCATCAccttttaagggttccgtacccaaagggtaaaacgggaccttattagagtccgactcgcacttgtccggtttacCCAATTTTGCGTTTCATTGACAAATGGTTTATAATGGATTTGGGTTGCCACATTAATTACCAGACCATACATGCTAGGCATATGCCCCCTGTTATTTAACAAGTGCGTTTTATATTTCCCACGCTAGTCCTATGCGGATCAGGGCTTGAGGTTATGTACGAGTATCTAAAAAGACATCACACCTCTagaggtgcgaccagaccgcagcttaaaaaacggtcacgatacggaatcgcagtgatgCGTCgaatgcgtaccgtttttgacgcatgctccccacaccgctgcttaaaatacgctgacgcaccgtaaattgatctgcgcaaaaatcgcaaaaaatattacacggagatcttatggcagacaccacaccggtgacgtaaaagacgcaaagaattgcgaacaaaaaagattcgtgtgaagcacgtcactgcgattccgtaccgtcaccgttttttaagcagcggtgtggggagcatgcgtcaaaaacggtacgcatacgacgcgtcactgcgattccgtatcgtgaccgttttttaagctgcggtctggtcgcacctttaacGCCTAATCCATTGCAAGAGAAGTGAAATATAGGCCCACTGTCCTAAATATAGGACGTCGAAATATGCATAGGTTTCTTtattgatataggaggcaaacaagtAGACGAGCCGCCTGACGGAAAGAGATTACCGTCACCTAAATTCATAAGTTAAATAAGATCAGATTTCTTTAAAAAAGTTGACTTTCTCAGCCATTACGAACTTACGACTAGGCACATTCTTGAAGGACATTGGGCTTTACGGATGACTAACATTCATTATGCTTCTAATGCAGCTGATTCTAgaataattacttaatttgGTGCATTTTGAAATCTCACATAATAAGTTTTAGTCACAACATCGCAAGTTTTGTGTCGTGACTCGATTTTTAGGTGCAGACAATTACATGCACTGCCTAAGCGTTGTGAAATCACGAATAGAATTCCCAGACAAAATAATTTCGCAAAAGAAACTGAGGCTATAAGAAACATAAAAATACGTatatatgtaaattttaatgtaaaccTGATGTAAACTTTactaagataaagatattttatttttcaagtagtcatattacaatgcgcttatgaacgtcaaataaagatacgccggctctaacctcTGCCCATAAAATCTACAACATTCATGTGTGTAAATATGGTAACACAATGGAATGAATAAGAAATATAGCGCcaaaaaattgaaatagagCCAAAAaccttattaataataatattaattatgcaTTTACATGAAAACCAAATGAAACCACGGAGTAAAAAACCCATTGATGCACTAACAaagttttttgtgtaaattagcGTCCGATCCGATATATCAGACGTGACATAACTAATCTTGACTAAATCTCAGTAGCAACATTCCATTATaaataagtgttccgtgaacaaagttttgcaCGGAAAACTAAAAATGTGCATTGCAACATGTcatgttgaaaaaaaatatgacactaTTTGAAAACTCAGAATGGGgaaggatcgcgtagtcaaggaagcgtacttggggcgaccaaccggccgtcgtccgatcgggcgccccaggtataattataccgctggtgtgatgtcgtggaggcggacctgcgtcggctgaatgccaattcatggcaggaaaccgcgctggatcgggacaggtggcgttctctcgtttcggaggccaagattctttttggatcgctgagccaaagcagttagttagttatttgaAAACTAGTCGAAATCAAGTGAACTTTACATAACATTTAAGTGTTTAACGGTTAAAATTTTCCAGGTTTCTCTTAAGAACTCTATGATACAGCAAATATGTACATTAACATTAAAGACAGGCCCAATCCGCAGCTGTCCTTATGAATCATGCCCATCGACCGCACTTATGAAACCCTGCGGCTACGGCCGATAATTCGATACTGGCGTACAATGAAAATGTCAACGGAGCTTTATGAAGAGATTATGAATAGTGGAAAGCTTTGAGGCTTGTTAAGAAGGGTTATAAATCGTCAGCAATTTTAATTTGACTTTTCCCATAGCTATTAGGATTTAAATCCGGATAGTGGACAcggaaaaagaaacaaattaaatcagcaaagatcaaatcaaatattgtCGCCAATTAGAAGAATAGTCTTTTATAATCCTTTcctcattataataaataataaatttaaaaagtagcTTGATTACATGTATGTACAATTATGTCcaatattagatttttttaggaaataatcATTTTTCAGAACAGGTAATgcaagtatttttatatatcaaCTTGTTGCCACGAAATCCTAGTACAACTTCGTAACGGTTTAAGACGGTCTCTATCGATTATCTTTGTTTCACAGACGTTTAAATTCGAGAACTATTAATCCAAGTATCAACCAAATTCAATCCAGTAAAAACAAGGTAGCACCAATAAGAGTccaaagtaaatttaaaaattttatcTTATTATTTCCAGTATGAATACAAATACGACGTAGAAGACCAAGAGAAAGCCCTCTTCTTCGGAGCGAACGAGGCCGGCGACGCGCAGGGCAAAGTCAATGGCGGCTACAAAGTACTCCTACCTGACGGTCGTCTCATGACGGTTGAATATACTGTGGAGGGAGACAGTGGATTCGTGCCGAAGATCAGCTTCGAGGATAATGCTAATCCGTTTGGGAAAGGGAAATAAGTTAAGGTAATACTTGGATTGGGAAATTAGCCTGTTCCTGATGGGAGAAGAGTTTGTGATTAATACGTAACAGCAACACTTTTAACTGGCGATCGGTGTTTTCACAGAAAGGTTTATAAATTATCAGTTGGGTCAAAATGATTTTCGTTGTCTtctttttgtccccaaaaaatgagctttttgtatgagataaaTTTTTGCTTATTCGATAGAAGACATAATCCCTTCACATGGCGGACATAAAAAGACAACTGAAATAATTTTGAGCCAGTTAACAATGTGGATGAGGTATCCATTTGAGGTGTCTTATCACAGTTGAATTTGGAAAGGAAGCGTAGATCTAGGTTTGTACCTAGAGTTTGTACTCTATTCTGTAGAGCACTTTTtcgtacagtcaaaagatttgatttgtgacccatttcgtaccttgtcatacagtgacaaacaacatgaaagtcgctagagagagttgtcactgtgacaagataGAAAATGGGTcgcaaattaaatcttttgactgtacaataTGTAAACAATATACTGGTTATCCGTTTAAAGGTGTCAAATTATCATATTAAAATGCAAAAAGTAGATTCTCTAGATCTCAaggtttttttaacttttttctaaTCAGAACGCCATACCAGCAATTAGCCCGTAAATTAATTAGTAGTATTTTTGTCACGTGAGCTCTACGGATTGAGATCGAGGTCGTGGCAAGGTTGAGGGGAAATTCAGTGAAATTGCTCGGAGCTTGTTTGGAAGTATGCGATATGTTTACGCTTCTAGCGAGTtgctaatataaaaaaaaactagatgcTTTGTGTTCTAAAACTATGTCTTTGTCTATCAGGAACAGGAAAACCAAACATAAATCCGTGTATGATCTTTATAGATAAATTATACTGCCAGTCTGCTCTGAAGATTCCATGATTTACTTATACAAGATTTTTTATAGCGTTTGAACCAAAATCAATGTCTTACATAAATTGCTAACCGATTTTCTCATGGACGTGAATTTACGATAAAGATactaatattaatttcaattcaattcaattaattattttctattaatttgctttctttttaattttatttcatttttaaattgatttctGGTTGTGACTCAAGACGTAGTTGTGATAAGTAAATTGTGGGCATTTACATAACTAATCAATATTCTTGACGGTATAATGACGATGGTTCTAACGCTAAAATATGC includes the following:
- the LOC133523992 gene encoding cuticle protein 10.9-like; translated protein: MSSTKWLFCALVVVCVAVRQATAAPAPQQEDPPMPYEYKYDVEDQEKALFFGANEAGDAQGKVNGGYKVLLPDGRLMTVEYTVEGDSGFVPKISFEDNANPFGKGK